The Mycolicibacterium doricum genome includes a region encoding these proteins:
- the rpmE gene encoding 50S ribosomal protein L31, whose protein sequence is MKTGIHPDYVETTVQCGCGNSFTTRSTKKTGSIVVEVCSQCHPFYTGKQKILDSGGRVARFEKRYGKRNK, encoded by the coding sequence ATGAAGACGGGTATTCACCCTGACTACGTCGAGACCACGGTCCAGTGCGGCTGTGGCAACTCGTTCACCACACGCAGCACCAAGAAGACCGGAAGCATCGTCGTCGAGGTTTGCTCGCAGTGCCACCCGTTCTACACCGGCAAGCAGAAGATCCTCGACAGTGGCGGCCGTGTCGCACGCTTCGAGAAGCGCTACGGCAAGCGCAACAAGTAG
- the thrB gene encoding homoserine kinase gives MTQTLPAGLTATSTVAASSANLGPGFDSLGLALSLYDEIVVETVESGLTVTVEGEGAGQVALDSSHLVVRAIEAGLRAAGCVAPGLVVRCRNAIPHSRGLGSSAAAVVGGLAAANSLVCQADWAPVTVEQLIQLSSTFEGHPDNAAAAVLGGAVVTWTDGVGAQARYAAARLRVHPDIHLFPAIPQQRSSTAETRMLLPATVSHTDARFNLSRAALLVVALTERPDLLMAATEDVLHQPQRAAAMPASAELMRVLRGCGVAAVLSGAGPAVIALGTEPELPAEAVEFGAANGFTIAEMAVGDGVRWSTGVAAHS, from the coding sequence GTGACGCAGACTCTTCCCGCCGGGCTGACGGCGACGTCCACGGTGGCGGCGTCGAGTGCCAACCTCGGCCCCGGTTTCGACAGCCTCGGCTTGGCGCTCAGCCTCTACGACGAGATCGTCGTTGAGACAGTCGAATCGGGGCTGACCGTCACGGTCGAGGGGGAGGGCGCCGGCCAGGTTGCCCTGGACTCCTCGCACCTGGTGGTGCGGGCGATCGAAGCCGGTCTGCGGGCGGCCGGGTGCGTCGCGCCCGGGCTGGTGGTGCGGTGCCGCAATGCCATCCCGCACTCCCGTGGGCTGGGGTCGTCGGCGGCGGCCGTCGTCGGCGGCCTCGCTGCCGCAAATTCTCTTGTCTGCCAAGCTGACTGGGCACCGGTCACGGTGGAGCAGTTGATCCAGCTGTCGTCGACGTTCGAAGGCCACCCGGACAACGCCGCAGCCGCCGTGCTGGGCGGGGCCGTCGTCACCTGGACCGACGGCGTGGGCGCGCAGGCCCGCTACGCGGCCGCGCGGTTGCGGGTACATCCCGACATCCACCTGTTCCCGGCCATCCCGCAACAGCGGTCCTCGACTGCCGAGACCCGGATGCTGCTCCCGGCGACCGTCAGCCACACCGACGCGCGATTCAACCTCAGCCGCGCGGCGCTGCTGGTGGTGGCGCTGACCGAACGTCCCGACCTGCTGATGGCCGCCACCGAGGACGTCCTGCATCAACCCCAGCGCGCGGCGGCGATGCCCGCGTCGGCGGAATTGATGCGGGTCCTGCGCGGTTGTGGTGTAGCGGCGGTGCTGTCCGGCGCAGGGCCGGCAGTGATCGCACTCGGCACCGAGCCCGAACTGCCCGCCGAGGCAGTCGAGTTCGGCGCCGCGAACGGGTTCACCATCGCCGAGATGGCCGTGGGGGACGGTGTGCGCTGGTCAACCGGCGTCGCCGCCCACAGCTGA
- the prmC gene encoding peptide chain release factor N(5)-glutamine methyltransferase, which produces MTQATASSLRQVIGEATAVLAAAGVTSARVDAELLAAHAAGTERGRLMFTDLPADFHPRFRDLVASRAKRIPVQHLTGTAAFGPVQVSVGPGVFIPRPETEALFEWVERQDLPDEPLIVDLCTGSGALALAIATARPQARVLAVENSAEALDYARRNLADTGVELLDADVTDAGLRRDLDGVVDVVVANPPYLPDGAGLDPEVAEHDPAQALFGGPDGMVVIDAIVALARRWLRPGGRCAVEHDDTTSALTAAAFRRSGAFDAAAFDAAAFDEVTAHTDLTGRPRFVTARRQPATTEG; this is translated from the coding sequence ATGACCCAGGCGACGGCGTCATCGCTGCGCCAGGTCATCGGCGAGGCCACGGCAGTGCTGGCCGCCGCCGGCGTGACGTCGGCCAGGGTGGACGCCGAACTGCTGGCCGCCCACGCGGCGGGCACCGAACGGGGGCGATTGATGTTCACCGACCTCCCGGCGGATTTTCACCCCCGCTTCCGTGACCTCGTCGCTTCGCGCGCGAAGCGCATCCCGGTGCAGCACCTCACCGGCACCGCGGCGTTCGGGCCGGTGCAGGTCAGCGTCGGACCCGGGGTGTTCATTCCACGGCCGGAAACCGAGGCGTTGTTCGAATGGGTTGAGCGCCAGGATCTTCCGGACGAGCCGCTGATCGTCGACCTGTGCACCGGCTCGGGGGCGCTCGCGCTCGCGATCGCCACCGCCCGCCCGCAGGCGCGGGTGCTCGCCGTGGAGAACTCCGCCGAGGCACTCGACTACGCCCGCCGCAACCTCGCCGACACCGGCGTCGAACTGCTCGACGCCGACGTCACCGATGCCGGCCTTCGCCGTGATCTCGACGGTGTGGTGGACGTCGTCGTCGCCAACCCGCCCTACCTCCCGGACGGGGCCGGGCTCGATCCCGAGGTCGCCGAACATGACCCGGCGCAGGCGCTGTTCGGCGGACCGGACGGCATGGTGGTGATCGACGCGATCGTCGCGCTCGCGCGCCGCTGGCTGCGGCCCGGCGGTCGCTGCGCGGTCGAACACGACGACACCACATCGGCGCTCACGGCAGCGGCCTTTCGCCGCAGCGGCGCATTCGACGCCGCTGCATTCGACGCCGCTGCATTCGACGAGGTAACCGCCCACACTGATCTGACCGGCCGGCCACGCTTCGTCACCGCCCGGCGTCAACCGGCCACCACGGAGGGGTGA
- the thrC gene encoding threonine synthase, producing the protein MSTPVNAVHRPWPGLIEAYRDRLPIGAHWTPVTLLEGGTPLVHAKRLSELTGCTVHLKVEGLNPTGSFKDRGMTVAVTESAASGKQAVLCASTGNTSASAAAYAARAGLTCAVLIPQGKIAMGKLAQAVMHGAKIIQIDGNFDDCLELARKLTADFPTVALVNSVNPFRIEGQKTAAFEIVDVLGTAPDVHALPVGNAGNITAYWKGYSEYHRDGVSDRLPRMLGIQAAGAAPLVTGEPVKNPETVATAIRIGAPASWASAVEAQQQSGGRFLAATDEEILAAYHLVARTEGVFVEPASAASVAGLLKSIEDGWVAKGSTVVCTVTGNGLKDPDTALRGMPAVTPLAVDPVAVAAELDLV; encoded by the coding sequence ATGAGCACGCCCGTGAACGCAGTGCACCGGCCGTGGCCCGGCCTGATCGAGGCCTACCGCGATCGGCTTCCCATCGGTGCTCACTGGACGCCGGTCACCCTGCTCGAGGGCGGGACACCGCTGGTGCATGCCAAGCGGTTGAGCGAATTGACTGGGTGCACAGTGCATCTCAAAGTCGAGGGGCTCAACCCGACCGGTTCGTTCAAAGACCGCGGGATGACGGTCGCCGTGACCGAGTCGGCGGCCAGCGGGAAGCAGGCCGTGCTGTGTGCGTCGACGGGCAACACCTCGGCGTCGGCGGCCGCGTACGCGGCCCGCGCGGGCCTCACCTGTGCGGTGCTGATCCCGCAGGGCAAGATCGCGATGGGCAAGCTGGCCCAGGCGGTCATGCACGGCGCCAAGATCATCCAGATCGACGGCAACTTCGACGACTGCCTCGAACTCGCGCGCAAGCTCACCGCCGACTTCCCGACCGTCGCACTGGTCAACTCGGTCAACCCGTTCCGCATCGAGGGCCAGAAGACCGCCGCCTTCGAGATCGTCGACGTCCTGGGCACCGCACCGGACGTGCACGCCCTGCCGGTCGGCAACGCGGGAAACATCACGGCGTACTGGAAGGGCTACAGCGAGTACCACCGTGACGGCGTGTCTGACAGGCTGCCCCGCATGCTGGGCATCCAGGCGGCAGGGGCCGCGCCGCTGGTGACCGGCGAGCCGGTGAAGAACCCGGAGACCGTCGCCACCGCGATCCGCATCGGCGCACCGGCGTCGTGGGCGTCGGCGGTGGAGGCCCAGCAGCAGTCGGGCGGCCGGTTCCTGGCCGCCACCGACGAGGAAATCCTGGCGGCGTACCACCTGGTGGCGCGCACCGAAGGCGTCTTCGTCGAACCGGCATCGGCGGCGAGCGTCGCCGGGCTGCTGAAGTCGATCGAAGACGGCTGGGTGGCCAAGGGCTCGACCGTGGTGTGCACGGTCACCGGCAACGGACTCAAGGACCCCGACACCGCGCTCAGGGGTATGCCGGCGGTCACGCCCCTGGCGGTCGACCCGGTGGCGGTCGCCGCCGAACTGGATCTGGTCTGA
- the rho gene encoding transcription termination factor Rho — protein sequence MTDTDLFTADSAERTELPNIVNTETSTASASPAVTTTTAETAPTADVASGDRATSLTSMVLPELRALARQIGVEGASGMRKSELIAAIRERRGEGNGSKGDNTATAAAAEQTPPRRERRGASRQAGAAEASATEQPTAEQPAAEQVVAEQKTERPKNGRTRAEQPAEQSDGEQPKAAQRRSDRPRGDQSDTRSEDRSDTDQHQGQGNRNNGNSSNSSNSSNSSNSGNNADGDDDGDGRGGRRGRRFRDRRRRGERGSESGGGGDRDTEIREDDVVQPVAGILDVLDNYAFVRTSGYLPGPNDVYVSMNMVRKNGLRRGDAVTGAVRVPKEGEGGGQNSRQKFNPLVRLDSVNGGPVEDARKRPEFGKLTPLYPNQRLRLETSPDKLTTRVIDLIMPIGKGQRALIVSPPKAGKTTIMQDIANAITRNNPECHLMVVLVDERPEEVTDMTRSVKGEVIASTFDRPPSDHTTVAELAIERAKRLVEQGKDVVVLLDSITRLGRAYNNASPASGRILSGGVDSTALYPPKRFLGAARNIEEGGSLTIVATAMVETGSTGDTVIFEEFKGTGNAELKLDRKIAERRVFPAVDVNPSGTRKDELLLGPDEFAIVHKLRRVLSGLDSHQAIDLLMSQLRKTKTNYEFLVQVSKTAPGLADHD from the coding sequence GTGACCGATACGGACCTCTTCACGGCCGACAGCGCTGAGCGAACAGAGTTGCCGAACATCGTGAACACTGAAACTTCTACAGCGTCGGCGAGCCCGGCCGTCACCACGACGACCGCGGAGACCGCCCCTACCGCCGACGTCGCTTCGGGTGACCGCGCCACGTCGCTGACCTCGATGGTTCTGCCGGAACTGCGCGCCCTGGCGCGGCAGATCGGCGTCGAAGGTGCCTCGGGCATGCGCAAGAGCGAACTGATCGCCGCAATTCGCGAGCGCCGCGGCGAAGGTAACGGTTCGAAGGGCGACAACACCGCCACCGCCGCCGCAGCCGAGCAGACGCCGCCGCGCCGCGAGCGTCGTGGCGCGTCCCGCCAGGCCGGCGCCGCCGAAGCCAGCGCCACCGAGCAGCCCACTGCCGAGCAGCCCGCCGCCGAGCAGGTCGTCGCGGAGCAGAAGACCGAACGCCCCAAGAACGGCCGGACCAGGGCCGAGCAGCCCGCGGAGCAGTCCGACGGCGAGCAGCCCAAGGCTGCGCAGCGCCGGTCGGATCGCCCGAGGGGCGATCAGTCCGACACCAGGTCCGAAGACCGGTCCGACACCGACCAGCATCAGGGCCAGGGCAACCGGAACAACGGCAACAGCAGCAACAGCAGCAACAGCAGCAACAGCAGCAACAGCGGCAACAACGCCGACGGGGACGACGACGGCGACGGCCGCGGCGGCCGGCGCGGACGCCGGTTCCGCGACCGCAGGCGTCGCGGCGAACGTGGCAGCGAGAGCGGCGGCGGTGGCGATCGCGACACCGAGATCCGCGAGGACGACGTCGTCCAGCCCGTCGCGGGCATCCTCGACGTCCTCGACAACTACGCGTTCGTCCGCACGTCGGGCTATCTACCCGGGCCGAACGACGTCTACGTGTCGATGAACATGGTGCGCAAGAACGGATTGCGCCGCGGCGATGCCGTGACCGGTGCAGTCAGGGTGCCCAAGGAAGGCGAAGGCGGCGGCCAGAATTCGCGTCAGAAGTTCAATCCGCTGGTGCGCCTCGACAGCGTCAACGGCGGGCCGGTCGAAGACGCCAGGAAGCGTCCGGAATTTGGCAAGCTGACCCCGCTGTACCCCAACCAGCGGCTGCGCCTGGAAACCTCTCCGGACAAGCTGACCACCCGTGTGATCGATCTGATCATGCCGATCGGCAAGGGGCAGCGGGCGCTGATCGTGTCGCCGCCCAAGGCGGGTAAGACCACGATCATGCAGGACATCGCGAACGCGATCACCCGCAACAACCCGGAATGCCATCTGATGGTGGTGCTCGTCGACGAGCGTCCGGAAGAGGTCACCGACATGACACGTTCGGTCAAGGGTGAGGTCATCGCCTCCACCTTCGACCGGCCGCCGTCCGACCACACCACGGTCGCCGAGCTGGCCATCGAGCGCGCCAAGCGCCTGGTGGAGCAGGGCAAGGACGTCGTGGTGCTGCTCGACTCGATCACCCGTCTCGGCCGTGCGTACAACAACGCGTCGCCTGCGTCGGGCCGAATCTTGTCCGGTGGTGTCGACTCGACCGCGCTGTACCCGCCGAAGCGTTTCCTCGGCGCCGCGCGCAACATCGAGGAGGGCGGTTCACTGACCATCGTCGCCACCGCGATGGTGGAGACCGGGTCGACCGGTGACACGGTGATCTTCGAGGAGTTCAAGGGCACCGGCAACGCCGAGCTGAAGCTGGATCGCAAGATCGCCGAGCGTCGGGTGTTCCCGGCCGTCGACGTGAACCCCTCGGGCACCCGCAAGGACGAGCTGCTGCTCGGCCCGGACGAGTTCGCGATCGTGCATAAGCTGCGCCGGGTGCTGTCCGGTCTCGACAGCCATCAGGCCATCGACCTGCTGATGAGCCAGCTGCGCAAGACCAAGACGAATTACGAGTTCCTGGTGCAGGTCTCCAAGACCGCGCCTGGGTTGGCGGACCACGACTGA
- the lysA gene encoding diaminopimelate decarboxylase — translation MNAHPAGPRHAEEVHHGGAPPRPAGPDEVLRIAPNVWPRNAVRGADGVVSIAGVSITDIAAQFGTPVFVVDEDDFRSRCREISDAFGGGEYVRYAAKAFLCTEVARWIDEEGLALDVASGGELAVALHAGFPAERIALHGNNKSLDELTLAVKSGVGHVVVDSMIEIERLDEIAAGAGVVQDVLVRVTVGVEAHTHEFISTAHEDQKFGLSLTSGAAMAAVRRVFETDHLRLVGLHSHIGSQIFDVAGFEIAAHRVIGLLRDVVAEFGVDKTAQMSTVDLGGGLGISYLPQDDPPPVADLAAKLGAIVGAESAAVGLPTPKLVVEPGRAIAGPGTITLYQVGTVKDVAVASDRYRRYVSVDGGMSDNIRTSLYGAEYDVRLISRVSDADPALSRVVGKHCESGDIVVRDAWISGDVSPGDLLGVAATGAYCYSMSSRYNLIGRPAVVAVRDGHARLILRRETVDDLLSLEVSGQ, via the coding sequence GTGAACGCCCACCCCGCCGGCCCCCGGCATGCCGAAGAGGTCCACCACGGCGGCGCGCCGCCGCGTCCGGCCGGCCCCGACGAGGTCCTGCGAATCGCCCCGAACGTCTGGCCGCGCAACGCGGTTCGCGGCGCTGACGGCGTGGTGTCGATCGCCGGAGTGTCGATCACCGACATCGCCGCTCAGTTCGGCACGCCGGTCTTCGTCGTCGACGAGGACGACTTTCGCTCCCGGTGCCGGGAGATCTCCGATGCGTTCGGTGGCGGCGAGTACGTGCGTTACGCCGCAAAGGCGTTCCTGTGCACCGAGGTGGCGCGCTGGATCGACGAGGAGGGGTTGGCGCTCGACGTCGCCAGCGGCGGAGAACTCGCCGTCGCCCTGCATGCCGGCTTTCCGGCCGAGCGCATCGCGTTGCACGGCAACAACAAGTCTCTCGACGAACTGACCCTCGCGGTGAAATCCGGTGTCGGTCACGTGGTGGTCGACTCGATGATCGAGATCGAGCGCCTCGACGAGATCGCCGCCGGGGCCGGGGTGGTCCAGGACGTCCTGGTGCGAGTGACCGTCGGTGTGGAAGCCCACACGCACGAGTTCATCTCGACCGCGCACGAGGATCAGAAGTTCGGACTGTCGCTGACCAGCGGTGCCGCGATGGCGGCCGTGCGCCGGGTGTTCGAGACCGACCACCTGCGGCTGGTCGGTCTGCACAGCCACATCGGCTCGCAGATCTTCGACGTCGCGGGATTCGAGATCGCCGCGCACCGGGTGATCGGCCTGCTGCGTGACGTCGTCGCCGAGTTCGGCGTGGACAAGACCGCACAGATGTCCACCGTCGACCTCGGTGGTGGGCTCGGTATCTCCTATCTGCCGCAGGACGATCCGCCACCGGTCGCCGACCTCGCGGCCAAGCTGGGCGCCATCGTGGGCGCGGAGTCCGCCGCCGTCGGCCTGCCCACCCCGAAGCTGGTGGTCGAGCCTGGCCGGGCCATCGCCGGACCGGGCACGATCACGCTCTACCAGGTCGGCACCGTCAAAGACGTCGCCGTCGCGTCCGACCGGTACCGGCGCTACGTCAGCGTCGACGGCGGGATGAGTGACAACATCCGCACCTCGCTGTACGGCGCCGAGTACGACGTCCGGTTGATCTCCCGGGTCAGCGACGCCGACCCCGCGCTGAGCCGGGTGGTCGGCAAGCACTGCGAGAGCGGTGACATCGTCGTGCGCGACGCCTGGATCTCCGGCGACGTGTCTCCGGGTGATCTGCTCGGGGTCGCCGCGACCGGCGCCTACTGCTATTCGATGTCGAGCCGTTACAACCTGATCGGCCGCCCCGCGGTGGTGGCGGTGCGCGACGGGCACGCGCGCCTGATCCTGCGCCGCGAGACGGTCGACGATCTGTTGAGTCTGGAAGTGAGTGGTCAATGA
- the prfA gene encoding peptide chain release factor 1 translates to MNAPTTAVDALLAEHADLERQLADPALHADAGNARKAGRRFAQLSPIVTTYRKLEAARGDLEAARELAGDDESFAAEVPELEATVDRLETQLSDLLAPRDPHDADDIVLEVKSGEGGEESALFAADLARMYIRYAERHGWSVTFLDETTSDLGGYKDATLSIRSKGDSADGVWARLKFEGGVHRVQRVPVTESQGRVHTSAAGVLVYPEPEEVEQVQIDESDLRIDVYRSSGKGGQGVNTTDSAVRITHLPTGIVVTCQNERSQLQNKARAMQVLAARLQSLAEEQAQADASADRASQIRTVDRSERIRTYNFPENRIADHRINFKSHNLDQVLDGDLDPLFDALAAADKQARLQSS, encoded by the coding sequence ATGAACGCTCCTACCACAGCGGTCGACGCGTTGCTTGCCGAGCACGCCGACCTTGAGCGTCAGCTGGCCGACCCCGCGCTGCACGCCGACGCGGGCAACGCCCGCAAGGCCGGTCGGCGCTTCGCGCAGTTGTCGCCGATCGTCACCACCTACCGCAAGCTCGAAGCCGCCCGCGGTGACCTCGAAGCGGCCCGCGAGCTGGCCGGCGACGACGAGTCCTTCGCCGCCGAGGTGCCCGAACTCGAGGCCACGGTCGACCGACTGGAAACCCAGCTGTCCGATCTGCTGGCCCCGCGCGATCCGCACGACGCCGACGACATCGTGCTCGAGGTGAAGTCGGGCGAGGGCGGTGAGGAGTCGGCCCTGTTCGCCGCCGACCTCGCGCGAATGTACATCCGTTACGCCGAGCGGCACGGATGGTCGGTCACGTTCCTCGACGAGACCACCTCCGACCTCGGCGGCTACAAGGACGCCACGCTGTCGATCCGGAGCAAGGGCGACTCTGCCGACGGGGTGTGGGCGCGGCTGAAATTCGAAGGCGGCGTCCACCGCGTGCAACGGGTACCGGTCACCGAATCGCAGGGCCGGGTGCACACGTCCGCCGCCGGCGTGCTCGTCTACCCCGAACCCGAAGAGGTCGAGCAGGTTCAGATCGACGAGTCCGATCTGCGCATCGACGTCTACCGGTCCTCGGGAAAGGGCGGCCAGGGCGTGAACACCACCGACTCGGCCGTACGCATCACCCACCTGCCCACCGGTATCGTCGTGACCTGCCAAAACGAACGCTCACAGCTGCAGAACAAGGCGCGCGCCATGCAGGTGCTGGCGGCACGTCTGCAGTCCCTGGCGGAGGAGCAGGCGCAGGCCGACGCGTCGGCCGACCGCGCCAGCCAGATCCGCACCGTCGACCGCAGCGAGCGGATCCGCACGTACAACTTCCCGGAGAACCGGATCGCCGACCATCGCATCAACTTCAAGTCGCACAACCTCGACCAGGTGCTCGACGGCGATCTCGACCCGCTGTTCGACGCGTTGGCGGCCGCCGACAAACAGGCGCGACTGCAGAGCTCATGA
- a CDS encoding L-threonylcarbamoyladenylate synthase: MTELFDCADPENRATGIAAAVSALKEGGLVVLPTDTVYGIGADAFNNEAVAALLAAKGRGRDMPVPVLVGSWHTIEGLVYTVPHTARELIRAFWPGALSLVVRQAPSLPWDLGDAHGTVMLRMPLHPVAIELLREVGPMAVSSANISGRPAAVSAADAREQLGDLVDVYLDGGPSEQQAASTIVDLSGVHPRVLRTGPVTAEAVAEVLGVNTESLLTQ, translated from the coding sequence ATGACAGAACTGTTCGACTGCGCCGACCCCGAGAACCGGGCGACCGGTATCGCGGCCGCCGTCAGCGCCCTCAAAGAAGGCGGGCTGGTCGTGCTGCCCACCGACACGGTCTACGGCATCGGCGCCGACGCGTTCAACAACGAAGCGGTCGCCGCACTGCTGGCCGCCAAGGGCCGTGGCCGGGACATGCCGGTGCCCGTGCTGGTCGGCTCGTGGCACACCATCGAAGGCCTCGTGTACACCGTGCCGCACACCGCACGGGAACTGATCCGTGCGTTCTGGCCGGGAGCCCTGAGCCTGGTAGTCCGGCAGGCGCCCTCACTGCCCTGGGATCTCGGCGACGCGCACGGCACGGTGATGCTGCGGATGCCGCTGCATCCGGTGGCGATCGAATTGCTGCGGGAGGTCGGCCCGATGGCCGTGTCGAGCGCCAACATCTCCGGCCGTCCCGCCGCGGTGTCGGCGGCCGACGCCCGCGAGCAGCTCGGCGACCTGGTCGACGTCTACCTCGACGGCGGCCCGTCCGAGCAGCAGGCGGCTTCGACGATCGTCGACCTCAGCGGTGTCCACCCGCGTGTCCTGCGCACCGGACCCGTCACTGCCGAGGCCGTCGCCGAGGTCCTCGGGGTCAACACCGAAAGCCTGCTCACGCAGTGA
- a CDS encoding homoserine dehydrogenase, producing MNSDKSVGDKPVGVAVLGLGNVGSEVVRIIEHSATDLAARVGAPLLLRGVGVRRVADDRGVPAELLTDNIEELVSREDVDIVVEVMGPVEPARKAILSALEQGKSVVTANKALMAQSTGELAQAAEAARVDLYFEAAVAGAIPVIRPLTQSLAGDSVLRVAGIVNGTTNYILSAMNDTGADYDSALADASALGYAEADPTADVEGYDAAAKAAILASIAFHTRVTADDVYREGITRVTAEDFESAHALGCTIKLLAICERLVTDGQQRVSARVYPALVPLDHPLASVNGAFNAVVVEAEAAGRLMFYGQGAGGAPTASAVMGDLVMAARNRVQGGRGPRESKYAKLPVSPIGLIPTRYYVNMNVADRPGVLSSVAAEFGKREVSIAEVRQEGVVDEGGQPCGARIVVVTHRATDAALSETVSALAELDVVQSVNSVLRMEGTSQ from the coding sequence ATGAACAGTGACAAATCCGTAGGCGACAAACCGGTCGGCGTAGCCGTCCTCGGCCTCGGCAATGTGGGCAGCGAAGTGGTCCGCATCATCGAGCACAGCGCGACCGACCTCGCCGCGCGTGTCGGCGCCCCCCTCCTGCTACGCGGGGTCGGTGTGCGCCGGGTGGCCGACGACCGGGGTGTGCCAGCCGAGCTGCTCACCGACAACATCGAGGAACTGGTCTCACGTGAGGACGTCGACATCGTCGTCGAGGTGATGGGACCGGTCGAACCGGCGCGCAAGGCGATCCTCTCCGCGCTCGAACAGGGCAAGTCGGTGGTGACCGCCAACAAGGCGCTGATGGCGCAGTCGACGGGTGAGCTGGCCCAAGCCGCCGAGGCCGCCCGCGTCGACCTGTACTTCGAGGCCGCCGTGGCCGGTGCCATCCCGGTGATCCGGCCGCTGACCCAGTCGCTGGCCGGTGACAGCGTGCTGAGGGTCGCCGGCATCGTCAACGGCACGACCAATTACATCCTGTCCGCGATGAACGACACCGGCGCCGACTACGACAGCGCACTGGCCGACGCAAGCGCGCTCGGATACGCCGAGGCCGATCCGACCGCCGACGTGGAGGGCTACGACGCCGCGGCCAAGGCGGCCATTCTGGCGTCCATCGCGTTCCACACCCGGGTGACGGCCGACGACGTCTACCGCGAGGGCATCACGCGGGTCACCGCCGAAGACTTCGAATCCGCCCACGCGCTCGGCTGCACGATCAAGCTGCTAGCGATCTGTGAGCGGCTGGTCACCGATGGTCAGCAGCGCGTCTCGGCGCGGGTCTATCCGGCGCTGGTTCCGCTCGACCATCCGCTGGCATCGGTCAACGGCGCCTTCAACGCCGTGGTGGTCGAGGCGGAGGCGGCCGGCCGGCTGATGTTCTACGGCCAGGGCGCCGGTGGCGCGCCGACCGCCTCGGCGGTCATGGGCGACCTCGTGATGGCCGCGCGCAACCGGGTCCAGGGCGGCCGCGGGCCGCGAGAGTCGAAGTACGCCAAGCTGCCGGTGTCGCCTATCGGGCTCATCCCCACGAGGTACTACGTCAACATGAACGTCGCCGATCGTCCGGGTGTGTTGTCTTCGGTTGCGGCCGAATTCGGCAAGCGTGAGGTCAGCATCGCCGAGGTACGCCAGGAGGGTGTCGTCGACGAGGGCGGACAGCCCTGCGGAGCCCGCATCGTCGTTGTCACGCACCGCGCGACCGACGCGGCGCTGTCCGAAACCGTCTCGGCGCTAGCCGAACTCGACGTCGTGCAGAGCGTCAACAGCGTGCTGCGCATGGAAGGAACGAGCCAATGA